Proteins encoded within one genomic window of Patescibacteria group bacterium:
- a CDS encoding TIGR00282 family metallophosphoesterase: protein MRILFLGDIVSRLGRKAVRKFLPKLRKADNVDLAIGNVENLAGGRGATKETIEEVLSFGLDYCTSGDHIFALSSFRNQIDSLPVLRPANYPQDVPGKGYAILDLGSQQILLINLLGLSVGRENVNCPFRAADKIVSEKGDQAAAIVVDFHSENTSERRALGFYLDGRVSAVLGTHSHIPTADAQILPQGSAYVSDVGMCGPLNSVLGVEKEIIIERFKYPYHRRFEWVKSGPAKLNSVLIDIGKDGLAQKIERRDKFLFEET from the coding sequence ATGCGTATTTTGTTTCTTGGTGACATAGTTTCTCGACTAGGCCGCAAGGCAGTAAGGAAATTCTTGCCAAAATTGCGGAAAGCTGATAATGTGGACCTTGCTATAGGTAATGTTGAGAATTTGGCTGGGGGACGGGGTGCAACTAAAGAAACAATAGAGGAAGTGCTTTCGTTCGGGCTAGATTACTGTACTTCTGGGGACCATATTTTTGCTCTAAGCTCTTTTCGTAATCAGATTGATTCGCTTCCGGTTTTACGCCCAGCCAATTATCCTCAGGATGTTCCTGGAAAGGGTTATGCAATTTTGGATCTTGGGTCGCAGCAAATTTTGTTGATTAATTTACTAGGGTTAAGTGTTGGTAGAGAGAACGTAAACTGCCCCTTTAGAGCTGCAGATAAAATCGTCTCTGAAAAGGGTGACCAAGCTGCGGCGATTGTAGTTGATTTTCATTCTGAAAATACTTCAGAGCGCCGTGCCCTTGGCTTTTACTTGGACGGTCGCGTTTCTGCTGTTCTTGGTACTCATTCTCATATTCCGACTGCCGATGCGCAGATTTTGCCCCAAGGAAGTGCTTATGTTAGTGATGTTGGAATGTGCGGGCCTTTAAATTCTGTTTTGGGTGTTGAAAAAGAGATTATTATTGAGCGCTTTAAATACCCATACCACCGTAGGTTCGAATGGGTAAAAAGTGGTCCGGCTAAATTAAACTCTGTACTTATTGATATTGGTAAGGATGGTTTAGCTCAGAAGATAGAGCGCCGCGATAAGTTTTTATTTGAGGAGACTTAA
- a CDS encoding HU family DNA-binding protein, with protein MTKTELREALASRLDFTKADAKRAVDGMLEIVEESLAKGEKVTLTGFGTFEVRHRKARMGRNPQTGAPLHIPATDYPAFRAGKSLKEAVKE; from the coding sequence GTGACTAAGACAGAACTCCGAGAAGCATTAGCATCACGCTTGGATTTTACCAAGGCAGATGCGAAGCGTGCTGTCGACGGCATGCTCGAAATTGTTGAAGAATCCCTTGCTAAGGGTGAAAAAGTTACCCTTACTGGGTTTGGTACTTTCGAGGTTCGCCACCGAAAGGCACGAATGGGGAGGAATCCTCAGACTGGGGCACCTTTGCACATTCCTGCTACTGATTACCCAGCATTCCGTGCTGGTAAAAGTCTTAAGGAAGCAGTGAAGGAGTAA
- the miaB gene encoding tRNA (N6-isopentenyl adenosine(37)-C2)-methylthiotransferase MiaB, with protein MKEKKKYYIFTYGCQMNVADSIWLEKIFNKCGYEKSPSYREADVILINSCSVRQAAEDKVYGLAKKVEKCRKDGKKPVVILTGCMAGSALGERQRIPEDILQQRMPWVNYFVAPQEIFYQLPEILLSDKTICKQVQDYLGLPGSVIFEDNGERKAYVPVMRGCDNFCSYCAVPFGRGSEISRPLEVIISEVKELVEAGITSITLLGQNVNSYGKNLENWSGKHPFSELLWQLNSLEGLEELWFITSNPWDFSDDLIDALALEKVRKYLHLPLQSGDDDILRKMNRPYTAKQYVELVKKIREKVPDIKLGTDIIVGFPGEAKEQFENTVEVVKKVSFDGAYIAMYSPRPGTLAAKLYSDNVPHSEKKRRHAVLSRVIDER; from the coding sequence ATGAAAGAAAAGAAAAAATATTACATATTTACTTACGGGTGTCAGATGAATGTTGCTGATTCTATTTGGTTAGAAAAAATTTTTAATAAGTGTGGCTATGAGAAAAGCCCTTCCTATAGGGAAGCTGATGTTATTCTAATTAATTCCTGCTCAGTTCGTCAGGCAGCAGAAGATAAGGTATACGGTTTGGCAAAAAAGGTTGAGAAATGTAGAAAAGACGGAAAAAAGCCAGTGGTAATTTTGACCGGTTGTATGGCTGGATCTGCGTTGGGGGAGCGCCAACGAATTCCAGAAGATATTTTGCAGCAACGGATGCCTTGGGTAAACTATTTTGTTGCACCCCAAGAAATTTTTTATCAGCTGCCCGAAATATTGTTATCTGATAAGACTATCTGTAAACAGGTGCAGGATTATTTAGGGCTTCCCGGTTCTGTCATTTTTGAAGATAATGGGGAGAGGAAAGCTTACGTCCCGGTAATGCGCGGCTGCGATAACTTCTGTTCTTACTGTGCAGTTCCATTTGGGCGGGGATCCGAAATTTCTCGTCCCTTGGAAGTTATTATATCGGAAGTAAAAGAGCTTGTGGAGGCCGGTATTACTAGCATAACTCTCTTAGGGCAAAATGTGAATTCCTATGGTAAAAATCTTGAGAACTGGAGTGGTAAGCACCCTTTTTCTGAACTACTTTGGCAGTTGAATTCTTTGGAAGGTTTAGAAGAGCTTTGGTTTATTACGTCCAATCCTTGGGATTTCTCTGATGATTTGATTGATGCTCTCGCTCTTGAAAAAGTTCGCAAGTATTTGCATCTTCCCCTTCAGTCTGGTGATGATGATATTTTGCGAAAAATGAATCGTCCTTACACTGCCAAACAGTATGTTGAGTTGGTAAAAAAGATAAGAGAAAAGGTACCTGATATAAAATTGGGTACAGATATTATTGTTGGGTTTCCGGGGGAGGCAAAGGAACAGTTTGAAAACACAGTGGAAGTAGTAAAGAAGGTTAGTTTTGATGGTGCTTATATTGCTATGTATTCACCGCGACCAGGTACGCTAGCAGCTAAGTTATATTCAGATAATGTTCCTCACAGCGAAAAAAAGAGAAGGCACGCAGTGCTTAGCCGGGTGATAGATGAAAGGTAA
- a CDS encoding ribonuclease H-like YkuK family protein, translating into MQEKEEELDDFNSPTLGRLSITGVMDRIREFMAEEPNYKYRLIIGTDSAGRNHSGVDYVTALVVHRVGGGGIYFWKKRFEQVNSLRQRIYREASISLDFAQEVLDVLQGDGFLDFDFEIHVDIGKEGETRAMISEVVGMIRGSGFTCRTKPDSYGASSVADRHAS; encoded by the coding sequence ATGCAAGAAAAAGAAGAAGAATTAGACGATTTTAATAGTCCAACTTTGGGGCGTCTTTCAATAACTGGTGTGATGGATCGTATTCGGGAGTTTATGGCTGAGGAACCAAATTATAAGTACCGGTTGATAATTGGTACAGATTCTGCAGGAAGAAATCACTCGGGAGTGGATTACGTTACGGCGCTGGTGGTTCATCGGGTGGGTGGCGGCGGGATTTATTTTTGGAAAAAGCGGTTTGAGCAGGTTAATAGTCTTCGGCAGCGTATTTACCGCGAAGCATCTATTTCTTTAGATTTTGCCCAAGAGGTTTTAGATGTTTTGCAGGGTGATGGGTTTTTGGATTTTGATTTTGAAATTCACGTTGATATTGGCAAGGAGGGGGAGACCCGGGCAATGATTAGCGAGGTGGTGGGAATGATTCGTGGCAGCGGTTTTACGTGTAGGACAAAGCCAGATTCTTATGGTGCTTCTTCGGTTGCTGACCGTCACGCCTCCTAA
- the miaA gene encoding tRNA (adenosine(37)-N6)-dimethylallyltransferase MiaA produces MKNRNHKTVVICGPTATGKTSLGMRLCNSPACGFDGEIISVDSRQVYKGMEIGTGKKIVSDRYNVTKEDGYWDVEDKRSGEVIRIHLYNFIRPSEKINAVQFAHVAASRMERVWARGKVPFLVGGAGLYLEILLGKVEVAKVPPNPELREELESLSNEELYEILKEVDPTRAKTIDKNSPHRLMRAIEIAEEGGQEGAGAVELLPEDTEVLWIGLNAPRDFLYEKIDKRVDRMIEQGLLEEVQDLVQTYGWDCPAADSIGYKEFKAYFEGEADLEDRVQRVKFNTHAYARRQLTWFRRNRKITWFDITKEGFEQRAERMVKSYLEESIR; encoded by the coding sequence ATGAAAAATAGAAATCATAAAACTGTTGTAATTTGCGGTCCAACTGCCACAGGAAAGACCTCTTTGGGGATGAGGCTCTGCAATTCGCCAGCTTGCGGATTTGATGGAGAAATTATTTCTGTTGATTCTCGGCAGGTTTATAAGGGTATGGAAATCGGAACTGGGAAAAAAATAGTGAGCGATCGTTATAATGTGACAAAAGAAGATGGTTATTGGGATGTTGAGGATAAGAGAAGTGGAGAAGTGATAAGAATTCATCTTTATAATTTTATTCGACCTTCTGAGAAGATAAATGCGGTGCAGTTTGCGCACGTAGCTGCTTCACGGATGGAGAGAGTATGGGCTCGAGGCAAAGTACCATTTTTGGTTGGCGGTGCTGGATTGTATTTGGAAATTCTCTTGGGCAAAGTGGAGGTTGCGAAGGTCCCTCCCAACCCAGAGTTGCGGGAAGAGCTGGAGAGCTTGTCCAATGAGGAATTATATGAGATTTTAAAAGAAGTCGATCCTACGCGAGCAAAGACTATAGATAAAAATAGTCCCCATCGTTTAATGCGTGCTATAGAAATAGCAGAGGAGGGTGGGCAAGAAGGCGCGGGGGCTGTGGAACTTCTTCCTGAGGATACCGAGGTTTTGTGGATAGGTTTAAATGCTCCTCGTGATTTCTTATATGAAAAAATTGATAAAAGAGTTGATAGGATGATAGAACAGGGTCTTTTGGAGGAGGTTCAGGATTTGGTTCAAACATATGGTTGGGATTGTCCTGCTGCAGATTCTATTGGATACAAAGAGTTTAAAGCCTATTTTGAGGGAGAAGCCGATCTCGAGGACCGCGTGCAGAGGGTGAAGTTTAATACACATGCATATGCCCGTCGTCAGTTAACCTGGTTTCGAAGAAATAGAAAGATAACGTGGTTTGATATAACAAAGGAAGGCTTTGAACAAAGGGCAGAGAGAATGGTAAAATCGTACTTGGAAGAGAGTATACGGTAG
- a CDS encoding AI-2E family transporter yields the protein MSSEIRITTKAILTTLLLLFGVWLFIQLKGVFLVIFVGALLALALDPLVDWLVQRGLRRDVAVFLVVIFLLAFFLGFGALGISPLVEQTTRFIQQLPRLLEQATQVPGSPEYLQRWGEQIGEQLGALSTDVLRVTWGAFSGAFSVTSALVFTVYILLDLENLKQLLKSLLRKADHSEADNIINEIESCLGAWLRGEVFLMFIIGGFTYVGLSLLNVRYALPVALIAGLLEIVPIIGPIVSIFPAAVVGFSTSLWAGFGAVAVVILVQQLENHVIVPRVMKSVVGFNPLVTMILLLAGGKLFGIVGAFFAIPTALVVEILLKHFLDL from the coding sequence ATGTCCTCTGAAATTCGTATAACAACTAAAGCAATTCTAACTACGCTTTTACTCCTTTTTGGAGTATGGCTATTTATTCAGCTTAAGGGAGTTTTCCTAGTTATTTTTGTTGGAGCCCTCTTAGCCTTGGCGTTGGACCCTTTGGTTGATTGGCTTGTGCAACGCGGCTTGCGGAGGGACGTAGCAGTTTTTCTTGTTGTAATTTTCCTTTTAGCTTTTTTCCTTGGTTTTGGTGCATTGGGAATATCGCCCTTAGTAGAGCAAACCACGCGTTTTATTCAGCAACTCCCACGCCTTTTGGAACAGGCAACACAGGTGCCTGGTTCACCTGAGTATCTCCAACGGTGGGGTGAGCAAATTGGAGAGCAGTTAGGTGCACTTTCTACTGATGTTCTTCGTGTAACCTGGGGCGCTTTTTCTGGAGCATTTTCTGTAACTTCGGCTTTGGTTTTTACTGTTTATATTCTCTTAGATTTAGAAAATCTTAAGCAGTTATTGAAGTCGCTTCTCAGAAAAGCTGATCATAGTGAAGCAGACAATATTATCAATGAAATTGAGAGTTGCTTGGGAGCCTGGTTGCGCGGGGAGGTTTTTCTTATGTTTATTATTGGAGGTTTTACCTATGTTGGTCTTTCCCTGCTTAATGTTCGTTATGCACTGCCAGTAGCACTTATTGCCGGTCTTCTTGAAATTGTACCTATTATTGGACCTATTGTTTCTATTTTCCCAGCTGCGGTAGTAGGTTTTTCTACGTCTCTTTGGGCTGGGTTCGGTGCAGTAGCAGTAGTTATCCTTGTTCAGCAGTTGGAAAATCATGTTATTGTTCCACGAGTAATGAAAAGTGTGGTAGGTTTTAATCCTCTGGTGACCATGATCCTCCTTTTGGCAGGGGGTAAATTATTTGGAATTGTGGGTGCTTTTTTTGCTATTCCTACTGCGCTTGTGGTAGAAATACTTCTTAAACATTTCCTTGATTTATAA